The genomic DNA CTGCACTGCTGGGAGCAAGAGTGCTATCAAGGTCGCCATGATTGCGACCACGACCAGCAGCTCTACCAGGGTGAACGCTCGACGACCGGCGGCGCGCATAACGGTCCTTCAATTGACGAAGGGTGGCCTGCGGAGAGGAGAGGGACGCGGGCAGAGCGGCAATCGGACACGCGGGGGGTCATGGCACTGTTGCTATTACTCCGGAGCTGGCCGTGCAATTATTCCGCTGCGGCCCCGGCAAGTGGCGGGCGTCTTGCACCGATCGAGATCGCTGCGCCCGGCTGGCGACCGGCAGGTTACCAAACGGCCTAGGCCGCACTACGATAGACTCAGCCCCGCCCCTGCCTCCTCGACGCCCCACGCATGTTCGGACTGCTTAAACAAACGTTCGCGGATTTCTCGGAGGATGGGTGTCCGCGGATGGCGGCGGCGCTGGCGTACTACGCGTTGTTTTCGCTGCCTCCACTGCTAGTGATTGTCGTGATGATCGTTGGCTCGGTCGCGAGCATGGGGAGCCTGGTCGACAACCAGCAGGCCCGTGAGGCGATCCGACGCGAGGCGGCGGACTCGGTCGGCGAGGAGGCAGCGAAACAGATCGACCAGATGATCGACAAGGCGCAGCAGGCCCCGCGGTCGGCGCTGGGCGTGCTGGGGAGCGTGGGCATCTTCCTGTTCGGCGCGTCCGGCGTGATGGTCCAGCTGCAGGCGGCGCTCAACGAGGTCTGGAACGTGAAGCCCTCGCCCAAGCGGAGCGGCGCCCGCCGCTTCGTGCTGAAGCGGCTGCTGTCGTTCGCGATGGTGCTGGGGGTCGGCTTCGTGCTCTTGGTGTCGCTGGTCGCGAGCACCGTGATGGCGGCGCTCAGCAAGTGGATCACGGTCTACCTGCCGCCCGGGATGACCGCCATGACGCCGATCGTGGTGAGCCTGTCGACCGACCTGCTGGTGGCCGGGCTGCTGTTCGCGGCGATGTTCAAGTGGCTGCCCGACGCGCTGGTGCGGTGGTCGGACGTCTGGATCGGCGCGGCGGTCACCGCGCTGCTGTTCGTGGTCGGCAAGTCGGTGCTCGCGCTGTACTTCGCCAACGCCAACGTCGGCGCCACGTACGGCGCGGCCGGATCGGTGGTGCTGATCCTGGCGTGGGTCTACTACAGCGGGATGATCTTCCTGCTCGGCGCCGAGTTCACCCACGCGGTGGCGGTCAAGCGGCACGGCGCCGTGCGGCCCGCCCGCGGCGCCGTAGTCGTCGAGACGGTCGTGCGCGACCACGCGACCTCCGCCGCCGACCGCGTCCGCCAGGAATCAATGGCGTCGCTTGAGAAGCCGGCGGGCGATTGACGCGCGGGGCCGGCTACTCGCCGACCGCGAACGATGCGCTCGCCGACTCCAACCCGTCGCTGCTCGCCGTGACCTTGACCACGCCCTTGGAGCCGGGCTTTGATCGCAAGACGACCATCGCCTTGCCGTGGAACAGCGGGCAAGAATCTCCGACGAACGGGTTCATCGAGGTCGGGTCGCCGTTGGCGATGCCGACCGCCTCGGCCGGGCCGCTCACCGAGATCTTGATCGTGGCATCGGCGTGCGGGCAGAGCACGCCCGCCGCGTCGACCACCTCGATCTGGACGTAGCAGAGGTCGAGCCCGTCGGCGGCCAGCTGCTTGCGGTCGGGGGTCAGTCGCAGCTGCTCGGGGTCGCCGGCGGTGCGCATCGTGGCGCTGCCGATCTCCTTGCCCTTCAGGTAGGCCACGGCGGTGAGCTCGCCCGGCTCGTAGGGGACGTCCGCCCAGCGGAGTCGGTAGTAGCCCATCAGCTCATCGGAGTCGGCGTCCGGTTCGGGTTTCCCCTCGGTCTTCTTCTGGCGG from Posidoniimonas polymericola includes the following:
- a CDS encoding YihY/virulence factor BrkB family protein, whose translation is MFGLLKQTFADFSEDGCPRMAAALAYYALFSLPPLLVIVVMIVGSVASMGSLVDNQQAREAIRREAADSVGEEAAKQIDQMIDKAQQAPRSALGVLGSVGIFLFGASGVMVQLQAALNEVWNVKPSPKRSGARRFVLKRLLSFAMVLGVGFVLLVSLVASTVMAALSKWITVYLPPGMTAMTPIVVSLSTDLLVAGLLFAAMFKWLPDALVRWSDVWIGAAVTALLFVVGKSVLALYFANANVGATYGAAGSVVLILAWVYYSGMIFLLGAEFTHAVAVKRHGAVRPARGAVVVETVVRDHATSAADRVRQESMASLEKPAGD